Proteins found in one Molothrus aeneus isolate 106 unplaced genomic scaffold, BPBGC_Maene_1.0 scaffold_35, whole genome shotgun sequence genomic segment:
- the LOC136570675 gene encoding zinc finger protein 3-like, with product MEEEEKPRMYLMKRGCKPCPGSSGEERAPMSQECILGSSQSLELVEKPHGREKPHRCLECGKCFSWSSSLRQHQVIHTGERPFECEECGRSFSHNSILIQHQVIHTEEKPFECGECGRSFRGSSALIRHQVIHTGERPYTCLECGKSYGWNSDLRKHQRTHSGERPYECPECGKRFHRSSDLLKHERIHTEERPFCCPDCGKGFKENAKLTIHWRIHTGERPYECPECGKSFSQSSHLTEHQRRRH from the coding sequence atggaggaggaggaaaagccccgaATGTACCTCATGaagaggggctgcaaaccctgcccagggagTTCTGGGGAGGAAAGAGCCCCCATGAGCCAGGAATGCATCCTGGGATCCAGCCAGAGCttggagctggtggagaagcctcatggcagggagaagccacacaggtgcttggaatgtgggaaatgtttcagctggagctccagcctgaggcagcaccaggtgatccacactggggagaggccctttGAGTGTGAGGAGTGTGGGAGGAGTTTCAGCCACAACTCCATCCTGATCCAACACCAGGTGATCCACACTGAGGAAAagccctttgagtgtggggaatgtgggaggaGTTTCAGAGGAAGCTCAGCCCTGATTCGGCACCAGGTCATCCACACGGGGGAACGGCCCTACAcctgcttggaatgtgggaagagctatGGGTGGAACTCTGACCTGAGAAAACACCAGCGCACCCActctggggagaggccctacgagtgtcctgagtgtgggaagaggtttcacAGGAGCTCCGATCTCCTCAAACATGagcggattcacacagaggagaggcccttctgctgccccgactgtgggaagggctttAAGGAAAACGCCAAACTCACCATCCACTggcgcatccacactggagagaggccctacgagtgtcctgagtgtgggaagagcttctcacaGAGCTCTCACTTGACAGAACACCAACGGAGGCGCCACTAA